The Thermococcus henrietii genome segment GGAAGGCCTACCTTAACGAGGTCAAGGCTGTGGAGATACTCAAGGAGGCCCTGGAGAAGCTTGAGTCCCAGGGTAGCTAAACCCTTTTAACCTCTTTTCTCCCTTTTCCCCCGGTGGTGGAATGATATACGTCAAGGTTTACCGCGTTCAGGGAGAGGTTCTCCTCGCGGCGTGCGACGAGGAACTAATCGGAAAGACCTTCCGCGAGGGCGAGCTCAAGCTCGAGGTCAAGGAGCGCTTTTACAAGGGCGAACTCGTTGAGGAGGAAAGGCTTGAGGAGCTCCTCGACGAGGCAACGATAGCGAACTTAACCGGGGAGCGCTGTGTCGCCAAGGCAATCGAACTCGGCTACGTCGACCCGGACAGGGTTCTCAGGATTCAGGGCGTCCCCCACGCGCAGATGGCGAAGCTCCTCTTCTGAGACTTTTTAAACCCTCAACCCAACTCGAAACGGGTGAGAGAGATGAGGTTCTGCTACCGCTGTGGGATAAGCGAGGAGGAAGGCGGTCCGCTCATCGAGGGCCTCTGCCAGGTCTGCTACCGCAAGGAGAACCCGGTCCTGCTCATGGGGGAAGAGGTGAACACCGAGCTCTGCCAGAACTGCGGGAGCTATAAGAAGAGAGGCGTGTGGGTTGACCCGAGGAGCTACGAGCTTGAGGAGCTCATCTTCGAGGTCGCCGAAAATGCCCTCCTTGAAGAGCTTGAGGATTCCTTCAGCGAGAAAATCAGGGAGTACGAGGTCGTTTCACCCGAGGAGCTGGAGGATATTGAGGATTTACCCGTCGGCAGGGCCGTGGTTTCCTTCGAGCCCCTGGACTTCCACATCGAGCACTTTCCGGCGATAATCGTCTACGAGGTCCGCGTTAAGGCCAGGACCCACGAGCTGCAGAGGGAGCTCCACGAGGAGAGGAAAAAGGCCACCGTCTACGTCCGCCAGACAGTCTGCCCCCGCTGTCAGAAGTTCCTCGGCGGCTACTTCGAGGCGATTCTGCAGGTCCGCGCCGAGGGGAGACCCCTGAGCGAGGAGGAACGGAAGGCCATAGGAAAGCTCGTCGAGGAAAAAGTTGACGAGATAATGCGGAAGGACAGGATGGGCTTCATCCAGGATACTATAGAGAAGGAAGAGGGCCTCGACTTCTACATGGGCTCCACCAGTTCGGCGAGGAAGATAGCGCAGGCAATCCGCGAGAGGTTCGGGGGAACGATAAGCGAGGCCTATGAACTGGTGGGCCTCGACAGACAGACGAGCAGGGAAGTTTACAGGACGAGCGTGAGCGTGAGGATTCCGAAGTTCAGGAAGGGGGACATCGTGGCCGACAGGAGGGGCAACGTCTACGAGGTCGAGCGCGTTGACGGCAAGGGCTTAACGCTCAAAAACCTTGAGAACTGGGAGAGCGAGCACCTTGACTGGAAGACCGCCAAGAGGGAGAAAGTTGACACCGTCGAGCACGAGGAGAGCGAGGCGATGGTGACGAGCGTTACTCCCGGTGAGGTTCAGCTGATGGACATGGAGAGCTACGAAACTTATGAGCTCAACAGACCGCCCTTCGAGGTTGGCGAGGGAGAAGTTTACCGGATGGTGCGCGTTGGAAAGAGGAAGTACTTCAGGGGCAAGAAGTGACGCTTCTGCCCACCAACCTTTTTAACCGAAGGTTTTGAACCCTTCTCGGTGATGCCGATGAAGAGGGTCGTTATCATCGGTGGCGGAGCGGCCGGAATGAGTACCGCCTCGCGCGTCAAGAGGCTCAAGCCCGAGTGGGATGTCAAGGTCTTCGAGGCAACTGAATGGGTCAGCCACGCCCCCTGCGGAATCCCGTACGTCGTTGAGGGAATCTCACCGACTGAAAAGCTCATGCACTATCCGCCCGAGGTCTTCATCAAGAAGCGTGGTATTGACCTCCACCTCAAGGCAGAGGTCATCGAGGTCGGCCAGGGCTACGTTCGCGTTAGGGAAGAGGACGGCGAGCACACCTACGAGTGGGACCATTTGGTTTTCGCCAACGGCGCCTCGCCCAGGGTTCCCGCCGTTGAGGGGGTAGACCTCCCGGGCGTCTTCAAGGCGGACCTCCCGCCCGATGCCGTCGCCATCAGGGAGTACATGGAGAAGAACCGCGTGGAGGACGTTGTAATCATCGGCGGTGGCTACATAGGGGTTGAAATGGCCGAGGCTTTCTCCGCCCAGGGCAAGAAGGTCACCCTCATCGAGCGCGGGGAGAGGGTTATGAAGAAGGCCTTCGACAAGGAAATCACCGATATACTTGAGGAGGAGATGAGGAAGCGGATAAACCTCCGCACCGAGGAAATTCTCATGCGCATTGAGGGCAGGGAGAGGGTTGAGAAGGTAATCACCGACGCCGGCGAGTACAAAGCCGACCTCGTGATTCTCGCCACCGGAATAAAGCCCAACGTCGAGCTGGCCAAGGAGATAGGCGTCAGGATAGGCGAGACCGGGGCGATATGGACTAACGAGAGGATGCAGACGAGCGTTGAGAACGTCTATGCAGCGGGAGACGTCGCCGAGACGAAGCACCTCATAACCGGAAGGCGCGTCTGGATTCCGCTCGCTCCGGCAGGAAACAAGATGGGCTACGTCGCGGGAAGCAACATCGCCGGTAAAGAGCTCCACTTCCCCGGTGTGCTGGGAACGAGCGTCACCAAGTTCTTCGAGGTCGAGATAGGCAAGACCGGCCTGACCGAGGCCGAGGCGATAAGGGAAGGCTATGACGTCAGGACTGCCTTCATAAAGGCGAGCACAAGGCCCCACTACTATCCGGGGGCGAGGCCGATATGGCTGAAGGGCGTTGTGGACAACGAGACCAACAGACTGCTCGGCGTTCAGGCTGTGGGTGCTGAAATCCTCCCAAGGATTGACACGGCGGCGGCGATGCTCACCGCTGGATTTACCACGAAGGATGCTTTCTTCACTGACCTTGCTTACGCACCGCCCTTCGTGCCGGTCTGGGACCCGCTGATAGTCCTTGCGAGGGTTTTAAAGTTCTGAACCTCTTCTCATTTTTTCTGCCAGCTCAACGAGCTTTTTAGCTCTCTCAATGGAAACTTCGTTCTCGACCTTTCCATCGCGCTTGAGCCACGTGCCGACGATGAAGGCATCCGCATACCTCCACAGCTCCGGAAGGTTGTCATAGGTCGTTCCGGAGCCGACGACGACTGGAACTGGCGAGATTCTCTTCGCGAGGGCGAGCTTTTCAAGGTCAACCGGTTTTCCGGTGGCTTTTCCGCTCACCACTATTGCATCGGCCAGACCGCGCTCGACGGTGTCCCTTATGGCATCTTCAAAGTCGAAGAAGTGAACCGCGTGCTTGACGTGAACGTCGGCGAAAACCTTGATTCCGCTCGGGAGAAGCTTCCTCAGCCTTGCAAGCTCGTGGGCGATGCCCTCGATGATTCCCTGGTCGGTGAAGGCAACTCCGCTCAGCACGTTCACCCTTATGAAGTCCGCTTTAATCGCGTAGGCTATTGAATAGGCCGATATCCCGTCGTTCCTGAGGACGTTAATCCCGACCGGAACGCTCACCTCGTCCCTGACTGCCTTTGCTACGGCGGTGAAGGAAGCGACCGTCACCTTGTCAACGGTCTTTGGGAACGGGACGTCGCCGAAGTTCTCAATCATTATCGCGTCGAAGCCCGCATCTTCAAGGGTCTTCGCATCCTTTAGGGCGAGCTCAGTAACGGTCTCAAGGGTGCCGTCGTAGAGGTACGAGCCGGGGAGGGGCTTGAGGTGGACCATCCCGATGAGCGGTTTCCTCTCGAAGTCCATACCAACACCTCCCCAACCGTAGGGGGCTTCTCCTTAAACGGTTTCCGGCAGGTTAATATATTCCACCGCCAAATTAGGTTAGGTGTTGTCCATGGGAGAGCCCGAACTTCCGAAGGCCCTCGGGAAGGTTATTGAACCCGGGGAGCGCGTCCTCTACTCGGTCAAGAAGAAGGTAAGCCTCGAAAAGCCCAAGTGGCTTCTCGTTACGGACAGGAGGATTATCTACCTTGATGAGAAGATTCTCGGGAGGTACGACGTCAGGGCGTTGCCCTACCAGAAGCTCGAGAGGGTCACGGTCAAGCTGGGCATAATGAGCTCCGAGTTCATAATAGAAGGGGAGGAGAGCATAACGCTGAAGCTCGGCTGGATGGACAAGGAGGAGGCTCGGAAGACCATAAACGCCATCAAAGAGGCCCTCAACGCGATAGCGGTCGAGCCCGTGAGCATAGCTGTCAAGAAGGGCTTCACCAGCGAGGAATGGGTCCTCAACAAGCCGAAGGAGCTCGTCACGAGAACGGCCCCAATCTCGCACACTGCACCGGTTCAGGAGAAGAAGGAAGACCCGATGGACAGGCTGAAGAAGCTGAAGGAGCTCTACGATATGGGCGTCATAAGCCAGGAGGAGTACGAGGAAAAGCGGAAGAAGCTACTGGAGGAGATTTAGAGGATTACGGCTTCCTTCCCGAGGAGTTCTCTCCTCGATGTTTTCACAACACCTAGGAGGTATCCCCTCTCCGTGGGGTAGAGCCCCAGGACGGTAGTCGCTATTTCCCTGAGGAGTGCTCCAAAACCCCCCGGCCTGGACTCAACGACGTCAGAGTTCATAAGGTAGAGTGCTATCCTGTCTTCCTTGCCGACGAAGCCTGCAACGTTTCTTATGAGCCTAAAGAGTTCCCTATCTGTAAGAACCATGAACAGCTTGTGAAAACCGATGACGGGGTTTATCATTACACCGTCCCTCACCTTGGAGTATACCATCTCATAGTACTTGAAATCTATAGAATGTCTGTCAACGTCCACGGTTCCTATCACGTTTCCAACGTTTTTGGAGCCCCCTATCTTTACCACTGGCAAATCCAAAAGGTTGGACACGTCAAAACCCAAAGTTCTAAGTCTTGCTATGAACTCAGGGTACGTGTCGAGAACGTCATCCACCAGTATTGGTTTTCCTGCAGACGTTGCCCACTCAGCGATTAAGAGCAACAACAGCTCCACGGGAGAATCTGGGGAGTACTCGACGAGCACGGTCTCGCCGGGTCTAAGGAGCGATAGAAGCCCCTCAACACTGTTTGGCTCCATGGGTCATCCCCTACCAAAATTCGGCATGAAAGTATAAAAACGTTGTCAAACGAGCCTTCCCTCGACGATTGCCCTCGGTGAAAGAAAACTTGAAATTCTCTCAACCTCTTTTCCGGGTTTCAGTGTTCTGAGAAGCTCGAAGACGTTGCCGACGAGCATGTTGTCCTTGAACGGCCTGAGCTCACCGTTCTCAACCACGTAGCCGAGCTCGACCGTTAGCGAGAAGTCACCGCTTACGGGGTTGGCCGTGTGCTCACCGAAGACCTTCCTGACGATGACACCCTCGTAGTCCTCAAGGCTCTCCTCCCCGGGCTCGAGGATTAGGTTGCTCGTTCCGATGTACGGGACACTCCTAAAGGTTCTCAGCGCGTTTCCCGTGCTCTCCATGACGAGGAAAGAGGCGTAGGTGTTGTCGAGGAGGAAGTTTCTAACTATTCCGTCCCCGACGAGAACCGTTCTCTGGCCCGGACTTCCCTCGCCGTCGAAGGAGTAGCTTCCAGGGAGAGCCGGTAGGGTCGAGTCGTCCACGAGCGTGAAGGAACCTACCTCGTCGCCGGGCTTCGAGAACCTGCTCCTGCCGTGGTAAACTTCATCGCCGTAGAGGTTGCTCAGGAAGACCTCTACGATTGACGCCAGAGCGTTGGGTTCCAGAACGAGCTCCCCCGAGTAGGGTTCGAGCTTCCTCGCCCTCGCGCTCAGCCTCGCCTCGTCAATGGCCTTCTCAACTGCGCGCTCAAGCTCCTCAACCGGCTGGAGGGAGGTGAAGCTCTGCCTGTAGGAGCCCGTCCCAGGGGGCTCGCTGAGCACCGCATAGGCCGAAACTCCCATGTAGGTGGAGCGCTCTTCAAGCTCGATTCCGTTGGAGTTGACGACCCCGCTCGTCCCGACCGCGAGGGAGAGCGAACCCGATAGCGTCTCCTCTCCTTTCTTCTCCCGCATCAGCTCAGCGTATTCGAGGGCGAGCCTGTGGGCATCCTCGAAGGGAATCTCGTCAATCTCCCTGTCGTAGATTCCCCTGACGCGGTTCACCCTTCCACTGGTCGGAAAGCCCCTGAAGGGAACCTCGCTTATCTTCGTCAGCTTTATTGCCCTCTCCACCAGCTTCTTGAGTTCCTCCTCGCCCGGGTGGAGGCCCGTTATGTACGAGAAGCCGAGCCTGCCCTTTAACCCAACCCTGAGGCCTATTCCCGAGTAGAACTTCCTCTGGGAGCGCTCAAGGGTTTCCCTCTCGATTCTGAACGAGCCCGAGCGCCCGAACTGGTAGAATACTTCCCACTCGACGTTTTCGCTTTCAAGGAGCTTCACGAGCCTTTCAACTGCCTCAATCATCTCAATCCCCCCACGAGGGCCCTCGTGAGTATATGTGGCCCGCCGTCGTCAACCGGGACCCACTGGCCCTTTCCGCAGTAGCCCGGGAACTCAACGCGCGTGTCGTTTCCGATGGCCCTTATGTTCTTCAAAACGTCGAGGATTTTGCCCGAAAGCGCGACGTCGCGGACCGGTTCCTTAATCTCCCCGTTCTCCACGATGTAGCCGAGCTTCGCTCCGAAGGTGAACGTCCCGTTGGCGGTGTCAACTTCGCCACCCTTGTCGCCGAGCATGTAGAGGCCGTTCTTAACCTCCTCAAGGATTTCCTCGAAGGACCAGTCGCCGGGCTCGACGTAGGTGTTGCCCATCCTCACGAGGGGCTGATGGGAGTAGCTTTCAGCCCTCGCGTGGCCGTTGGGTTCGAGGTCGAAATACTCGGCCGTCTCCCTGTCGTTAAGGTAGCTGACGAGAACGCCGTCCTTGATAATCTCAACGCGCCTCGCTTTAATCCCCTCGTCGTCGTACGGGTAGCTCCCGAACTTGCCCGGCAAAGTAGGGTCGTCAACGACGTTCAAACCATCAACTGCTATCTTCTCTCCGAGCCTTCCAGCCAAGATGCTGTCGCCGTTCTTGACGGAGTCCGCCTCGACGGCGTGGCCCAAAGCCTCGTGGATGAAAACCCCCGTCAGCTCTGGGTCGGCTATGACGTCCATCTCTCCAGAGGGCGGTGAAGATGCCCTCAGAAGCTCAAGGGCCTTCTCCTTTACGTGGGCCGTCCAGTAGTGGAGGTCAATCCCATCGACCAGCTCCCAGCCGAGGGTCCCGCCGAAGCTCTTCCAGAAGTCCTGCATCTCGCCGTTTTCCTTGGCCGTTACCGAGAAGCCGAGCCTTATCCTTGGCACGACGGTTCTTATCTCGCTCCCGAGGGAGTTGAAGTAGAAGGTCTCGACGATTGAGTCGCCGTAGTTGACGGTCCTGCTGACGATTTTTTCGCCCCTGAGGAGGCCGTCGATTTCCTTGACGAGCGAGAGCTTCTCCTCGATGTCAACTTCCGTGAAGGGCTTCTTGACCTTGAGCTCAACCTCGTCTTGCAGGGGCTCGCCGAAGTAAATTCTCGCGTTCCCTCGGGAGAGCTTCGCTATCTTCATCGCCGTTTCTATTGCCTTCTCAAACCTCTCGCGGTCGTTGGCGCTCGAAAAGCCCCAGGTCCCGTTGAAGGCCCGCGCGCCGATGCCGAGCTCGGAGTTGCTCGAGAGCTCCCTCAGCTGGCCGTTGCTCATGACGAGCCTCCTTGAGGTGACCTTGACGAGCCTGATTTCATAGTAATCAAGGCCGTGTTTTCTTGCAAGCGCCTCAGCCTTTTTAACCAACCATTCCATACTCCCACCGCAGGGCATAAAAGGGAAGACCTTATATTCCTTGCCATAGATGGATGAACCACAGGGTTTAAGGGTTGAGAGATGGAGCGGAGGAACGAGATACTGAACTACATCCGCAACAGGCCCGGTGTGACGTTCCGAGAGCTGGCAAGGGAGTTGGGACTGGGCATCGGCGACCTGCAGTACCACCTCGGAAAGCTCGAAAAGGAGGGTAAGGTGTTTTCACGGAAGGTTGGCAGGAGGCGCTACATCTTTCCGGCCGGCTTCGAGGAAGAGGCTCAGCGGCTGCTAATGGCCATCTCCACGGAAACCCGAAGGAGAATCCTGCTCCTGCTCATGGAAGGTTCAATGAGTCAGGGGGAACTCGCCAGGGAACTCGGAGTCAGTCAGCCAACAGTGAGCTACCACATGCGGGAACTCGAGAAACTCGGGGTCGTTCGAGCTAAAAGAGCTGGGAAGAGCGTCCTCTATGAGATAACCTACGACCCATCAACGCTGGCGCGTCTAATCAGGGAGTACCGGCCGAGTCTGTGGGAGAGGCTGGCAGATAGCCTTATAGACATCCTGACCGGAATGGGTGAGGGTGAATGATAGAGATGCTCCTGGGTTTGATAGCAATGGTGCTCGCAATGGGGCTGGTGGTGGTTTCATACATAGCCTACAGGAAGAGCCACCTGCGGGCGGCGCTTTACCTTACACTGGCGTTCCTGCTCTTTGCGTTCAAGAAGGTTGTCGAGCTCTCTGCTGAGAGCAGGGCCATAAGACACGACATAAGCCTGATTGTTGATTCCTTGGAGGTTTTGGTTCTCCTGCTGTTCTTCCTGGCCCTGTGGAGGCGTTAAACTCTTGAACCACAAACGCTTTATTTGGCCTCTCTAATCCCTCCACGGGTGAAAGGATGAAGCGAGTGATGGCTTTAGTGGTGGCAATTTTCCTCCTGCTTCCTTTAGCGACCCCAGTGGGTGCCCAGTGTCTCAGCGAGGGACACACGGTTGTGATACACGCACCCGCGGTTGCCAAGACCGCCACCGGCGGCTTGAAGGGTGTAGTCACGGAGTTCGTCATAACCGTAACCCCGGGTCACGGGCACGTCTACATAGAGACGTGGCCGCTGGCGCAGGTTGACATGCAGGCCAGCGCAAGGCTTGCAGCCCAAGTTGCGGGGCGGGTCCTTGGGGTCAACATGAGCCGCTACGACGTTTTTATCCAAGTTCGCGCGAACACCTCAATCATCGGAGGTCCCTCCGCTGGGGGAACCATGACCGTCGGTATAATAGCGGCCCTAAAGGGATGGAAAATTAACCC includes the following:
- a CDS encoding DUF424 domain-containing protein gives rise to the protein MIYVKVYRVQGEVLLAACDEELIGKTFREGELKLEVKERFYKGELVEEERLEELLDEATIANLTGERCVAKAIELGYVDPDRVLRIQGVPHAQMAKLLF
- a CDS encoding 60S ribosomal export protein NMD3, whose amino-acid sequence is MRFCYRCGISEEEGGPLIEGLCQVCYRKENPVLLMGEEVNTELCQNCGSYKKRGVWVDPRSYELEELIFEVAENALLEELEDSFSEKIREYEVVSPEELEDIEDLPVGRAVVSFEPLDFHIEHFPAIIVYEVRVKARTHELQRELHEERKKATVYVRQTVCPRCQKFLGGYFEAILQVRAEGRPLSEEERKAIGKLVEEKVDEIMRKDRMGFIQDTIEKEEGLDFYMGSTSSARKIAQAIRERFGGTISEAYELVGLDRQTSREVYRTSVSVRIPKFRKGDIVADRRGNVYEVERVDGKGLTLKNLENWESEHLDWKTAKREKVDTVEHEESEAMVTSVTPGEVQLMDMESYETYELNRPPFEVGEGEVYRMVRVGKRKYFRGKK
- the cdr gene encoding CoA-disulfide reductase, giving the protein MPMKRVVIIGGGAAGMSTASRVKRLKPEWDVKVFEATEWVSHAPCGIPYVVEGISPTEKLMHYPPEVFIKKRGIDLHLKAEVIEVGQGYVRVREEDGEHTYEWDHLVFANGASPRVPAVEGVDLPGVFKADLPPDAVAIREYMEKNRVEDVVIIGGGYIGVEMAEAFSAQGKKVTLIERGERVMKKAFDKEITDILEEEMRKRINLRTEEILMRIEGRERVEKVITDAGEYKADLVILATGIKPNVELAKEIGVRIGETGAIWTNERMQTSVENVYAAGDVAETKHLITGRRVWIPLAPAGNKMGYVAGSNIAGKELHFPGVLGTSVTKFFEVEIGKTGLTEAEAIREGYDVRTAFIKASTRPHYYPGARPIWLKGVVDNETNRLLGVQAVGAEILPRIDTAAAMLTAGFTTKDAFFTDLAYAPPFVPVWDPLIVLARVLKF
- a CDS encoding BtpA/SgcQ family protein — encoded protein: MDFERKPLIGMVHLKPLPGSYLYDGTLETVTELALKDAKTLEDAGFDAIMIENFGDVPFPKTVDKVTVASFTAVAKAVRDEVSVPVGINVLRNDGISAYSIAYAIKADFIRVNVLSGVAFTDQGIIEGIAHELARLRKLLPSGIKVFADVHVKHAVHFFDFEDAIRDTVERGLADAIVVSGKATGKPVDLEKLALAKRISPVPVVVGSGTTYDNLPELWRYADAFIVGTWLKRDGKVENEVSIERAKKLVELAEKMRRGSEL
- a CDS encoding PH domain-containing protein; the encoded protein is MGEPELPKALGKVIEPGERVLYSVKKKVSLEKPKWLLVTDRRIIYLDEKILGRYDVRALPYQKLERVTVKLGIMSSEFIIEGEESITLKLGWMDKEEARKTINAIKEALNAIAVEPVSIAVKKGFTSEEWVLNKPKELVTRTAPISHTAPVQEKKEDPMDRLKKLKELYDMGVISQEEYEEKRKKLLEEI
- a CDS encoding DUF257 family protein; translated protein: MEPNSVEGLLSLLRPGETVLVEYSPDSPVELLLLLIAEWATSAGKPILVDDVLDTYPEFIARLRTLGFDVSNLLDLPVVKIGGSKNVGNVIGTVDVDRHSIDFKYYEMVYSKVRDGVMINPVIGFHKLFMVLTDRELFRLIRNVAGFVGKEDRIALYLMNSDVVESRPGGFGALLREIATTVLGLYPTERGYLLGVVKTSRRELLGKEAVIL
- a CDS encoding TldD/PmbA family protein; translated protein: MIEAVERLVKLLESENVEWEVFYQFGRSGSFRIERETLERSQRKFYSGIGLRVGLKGRLGFSYITGLHPGEEELKKLVERAIKLTKISEVPFRGFPTSGRVNRVRGIYDREIDEIPFEDAHRLALEYAELMREKKGEETLSGSLSLAVGTSGVVNSNGIELEERSTYMGVSAYAVLSEPPGTGSYRQSFTSLQPVEELERAVEKAIDEARLSARARKLEPYSGELVLEPNALASIVEVFLSNLYGDEVYHGRSRFSKPGDEVGSFTLVDDSTLPALPGSYSFDGEGSPGQRTVLVGDGIVRNFLLDNTYASFLVMESTGNALRTFRSVPYIGTSNLILEPGEESLEDYEGVIVRKVFGEHTANPVSGDFSLTVELGYVVENGELRPFKDNMLVGNVFELLRTLKPGKEVERISSFLSPRAIVEGRLV
- a CDS encoding TldD/PmbA family protein, which encodes MEWLVKKAEALARKHGLDYYEIRLVKVTSRRLVMSNGQLRELSSNSELGIGARAFNGTWGFSSANDRERFEKAIETAMKIAKLSRGNARIYFGEPLQDEVELKVKKPFTEVDIEEKLSLVKEIDGLLRGEKIVSRTVNYGDSIVETFYFNSLGSEIRTVVPRIRLGFSVTAKENGEMQDFWKSFGGTLGWELVDGIDLHYWTAHVKEKALELLRASSPPSGEMDVIADPELTGVFIHEALGHAVEADSVKNGDSILAGRLGEKIAVDGLNVVDDPTLPGKFGSYPYDDEGIKARRVEIIKDGVLVSYLNDRETAEYFDLEPNGHARAESYSHQPLVRMGNTYVEPGDWSFEEILEEVKNGLYMLGDKGGEVDTANGTFTFGAKLGYIVENGEIKEPVRDVALSGKILDVLKNIRAIGNDTRVEFPGYCGKGQWVPVDDGGPHILTRALVGGLR
- a CDS encoding winged helix-turn-helix transcriptional regulator — protein: MERRNEILNYIRNRPGVTFRELARELGLGIGDLQYHLGKLEKEGKVFSRKVGRRRYIFPAGFEEEAQRLLMAISTETRRRILLLLMEGSMSQGELARELGVSQPTVSYHMRELEKLGVVRAKRAGKSVLYEITYDPSTLARLIREYRPSLWERLADSLIDILTGMGEGE